In the Penaeus chinensis breed Huanghai No. 1 chromosome 31, ASM1920278v2, whole genome shotgun sequence genome, one interval contains:
- the LOC125041681 gene encoding sterol regulatory element-binding protein cleavage-activating protein-like isoform X1, with the protein MAEGAEGATSGTGGALPDLVAQCYYRYGLLVATHPRKVIFLAIASFLILCTPLWYLPLPGYLPQEYATSPYNYSVPLPAPEGGIRLDPSPTPTPLWYQGPPRAYIQQIVVRSGIVPWQKGLTVSDGYRGPLSSVFHLAQVVSDYQLSNNRSVTLGTECLLIEGVVKKMQSAGQVLPHYNCLMLSPADLWARNQFSFLQDPHVLLTVNSLMASYEGQTNVADILFGVPSREIGFRRGRNPQRVITYAVTLALKQYNEEFVSGLEKELTSRYPVHQPMQLEREEIIHIYFPSRMSLWEFLLIIFYCFLFVSIYFSILKMDMFKSKFGMAISVQATLIASLCISVGFCAYFGLRPLHSKGKYVYPVLAGLIGFENSMVLIRSVLSTPSHLDIKIRVAQGLAREGWTITKYFLTMITIVTVSFFLFIPLVQEICIYGSVVLLCDLYMQLVFLTSVLSIDLHRYEDSEEQKKQSLASGGPFSVNPLFRYQQLTPNSNVRILVSSNDRNVTSVPNLHRRNAPLGSAVKSSGQDRMAHPQTKPKNQDMMPRRLRVTYFVAKKRMFQRMFMCVFVGWIAWMIYSSGLMEHFSETVNDAQRSRDLPSVIFSLTNRSNYLFQNGVSVPTPRSIDETTSADSPDVVTPPSIAINSTTQKQDGLKLLKHRTRSLLRKLPHNHWPTLFSYYNISITGHYLSILPPILLSLPISPEEAISVHNPSDPNTSPWLPDKLHHPDSMDIDDIDWQEGSAFIPSSTGELLLTAILVIPAVLCLLYAFVALYHCICSRNYAEWRASWWGQDGVKSETSQIIGDALPLVLAGHPHDVECMCTDGVLLVSSCLAGIIRVWDPSTGECVANINRRSQKRPEFRMGSPDLGDDFHSDYESGSPRSQTGDASFFRKYGIDLERSRYSVGLVDEDERDDSDCENMERPNSSRAQHKNNSSGSIFHEFPDLTPAIDLHFHSHLPETQNNGSDFSRFEKFYEEHKKILQDEEEYRQRHGRKTSDCAENSPSSSFSKSKMIRSPSYTESSGAFKPKKHCRNLSAGSIPVGNLSGYSASGVRGSVSGEEGSGGSTVGGMDEEVPPIWCLECQDALIIVGCGSGRIEVWDLYNNVLKCVYEDGIRAGVTSMRLSSNRLMVARLTGAVDMLRLEAVNGNQQLSDSHQHRPGHSRGSSRDYGSGWTFGYDEALGLVRYAGIRAHQQPITVMTCDRTRLITGAHDHTLKVFSMDDGSALFTLHGHCGPITSVFVDGSLGVLGSDGDVTVDLGVGAIIGSGSQDGMLCVWEVVTGACVYSVQAHDGIITTLTCTTSYILSLGGDDKLCVWERFQGHLLNTLQMTEMYCTSMVMLTNRLLITSRQGSLTVWDITSGVPVRVVRLGDRDDSVFIRHMMPVADTIVCDYGNQLRVVKLPVAEKMD; encoded by the exons ATGGCAGAGGGTGCTGAGGGTGCCACCAGTGGTACAGGTGGTGCCCTGCCAGACCTAGTGGCGCAGTGCTACTATCGCTACGGCCTTCTCGTTGCCACTCACCCAAGGAAGGTTATTTTCCTTGCCATtgcttcttttctcattctctg CACACCTCTGTGGTATTTGCCCCTTCCTGGGTACTTGCCGCAGGAGTATGCGACGTCCCCTTACAACTACAGTGTTCCCCTCCCGGCCCCAGAAGGTGGAATAAGATTGGATCCGTCCCCGACTCCTACTCCTCTGTGGTATCAGGGGCCCCCGCGCGCTTACATCCAGCAG aTTGTAGTCCGAAGTGGTATTGTGCCATGGCAAAAGGGGTTGACAGTCAGCGATGGATATCGTGGTcccctctcttctgttttccaCCTTGCTCAAGTGGTCAGTGACTACCAACTCAGCAATAA CCGAAGTGTAACACTTGGGACAGAATGTCTCCTGATCGAGGGTGTTGTGAAGAAAATGCAGTCTGCTGGCCAGGTCCTTCCTCATTACAACTGCCTGATGCTCTCACCTGCTGACCTGTGGGCAAGGAACCAGTTCTCCTTTCTGCAAGATCCCCATGTCCTGCTTACTGTTAATTCCCTTATG gcaagTTATGAAGGACAGACAAATGTAGCTGACATCCTCTTTGGAGTCCCATCACGAGAGATAGGATTCCGGCGTGGCAGAAATCCACAGCGGGTGATAACCTACGCTGTTACTCTGGCTTTGAAGCAGTACAATGAAGA GTTTGTGTCTGGCTTAGAGAAAGAATTGACATCTCGCTATCCTGTTCACCAACCAATGCAgcttgagagagaagagatcatCCATATATATTTCCCTTCAAGAATGTCACTGTGGGAGTTCCTCCTCATAATTTTctactgttttctttttgtgtcaATATACTTCTCAATCTTGAAAATGGACATGTTCAAGAGTAAATTTGGAATGGCCATAAGTGTTCAGGCAACCCTGATTGCATCCCTGTGCATTTCTGTGGGATTTTGTGCATATTTTGGCCTGCGGCCTCTTCACAGTAAAGGGAAATATGTATATCCAGTGCTTGCAGGACTTATTGGTTTTGAAAATAGTATGGTGTTAATCAGATCTGTGTTATCGACTCCTTCCCACTTGGACATTAAGATTCGTGTTGCTCAGGGTCTAGCCCGTGAAGGATGGACTATTACTAAGTATTTCCtgactatgattactattgtaacagtgtcattcttcctttttatacCACTGGTTCAGGAGATTTGTATATATGGTAGTGTGGTACTCTTATGTGACCTGTACATGCAATTGGTGTTTCTCACCTCAGTGCTCTCTATTGACCTCCACCGCTATGAGGACTCAGAGGAACAAAAGAAACAGTCTTTAGCGAGTGGTGGACCGTTCTCAGTGAACCCACTTTTTAGATATCAACAACTTACTCCAAATTCCAATGTGAGGATTCTAGTCAGCAGTAATGACCGCAACGTGACCTCTGTGCCAAACCTACACCGTCGGAATGCACCCCTAGGATCTGCTGTGAAATCGAGTGGCCAGGACCGAATGGCTCACCCTCAGACCAAGCCCAAGAACCAAGACATGATGCCCAGACGGCTCAGGGTGACCTACTTTGTGGCCAAGAAGCGGATGTTTCAgagaatgtttatgtgtgtgtttgtaggatgGATAGCATGGATGATATATAGCTCAGGCTTGATGGAACACTTTTCAGAAACAGTGAATGATGCGCAGCGGTCACGTGACTTGCCATCTGTCATTTTCTCGCTCACAAACCGATCCAACTATTTGTTCCAAAATGGTGTCTCGGTGCCGACTCCAAGAAGCATAGACGAGACCACATCTGCAGACTCACCAGATGTGGTGACACCACCCAGCATTGCCATTAACTCCACCACACAGAAGCAGGATGGACTAAAGCTTCTGAAGCACCGCACACGCTCCCTTCTGCGCAAGCTGCCTCATAATCACTGGCCAACTCTCTTCAGTTACTACAACATCAGCATCACCGGCCATTATTTAAGCATACTGCCACCCATACTGTTGTCTCTTCCAATCTCACCAGAAGAAGCTATTAGTGTACACAATCCTAGTGATCCAAACACTTCACCTTGGCTTCCTGATAAGCTTCACCATCCAG ATTCTATGGACATAGATGATATAGACTGGCAAGAGGGTTCTGCTTTCATACCATCATCAACAGGAGAATTACTCTTGACAGCTATATTGGTGATACCAGCAGTGCTCTGCCTCTTGTATGCCTTTGTAGCTCTTTACCATTGCATTTGTTCTCGTAACTATGCTGAGTGGAGGGCTTCTTGGTGGGGTCAGGATGGGGTAAAGAGTGAGACATCACAG ATTATTGGAGATGCCCTGCCATTGGTATTGGCTGGTCATCCTCACGATGTCGAGTGTATGTGTACAGATGGAGTTCTGTTGGTGTCATCATGTCTTGCAGGGATTATTCGTGTGTGGGATCCCAGCACAGGCGAGTGTGTAGCCAACATCAATAGACGAAG TCAGAAAAGACCAGAGTTTCGCATGGGGTCTCCAGATTTAGGTGATGACTTCCATTCAGATTATGAATCTGGATCACCCAGATCGCAGACTGGGGATGCAAGCTTCTTCAGGAAGTATGGTATTGATCTAGAGAGAAG CAGATACAGTGTAGGCCTGgtagatgaagatgaaagagATGACAGTGACTGTGAAAACATGGAGAGGCCAAACTCATCTCGAGCCCAGCATAAGAACAACTCATCGGGGAGTATCTTCCATGAATTTCCTGACCTCACACCAGCCATTGACCTCCACTTTCACAGTCACTTGCCAGAAACACAAAATAATGGCTCTGATTTCAGCAGATTTGAGAAATTCTATGAGGAACACAAAAAGATTTTACAGGATGAGGAGGAGTACAGACAGAGACATGGAAGGAAGACCTCTGACTGTGCAGAGAACTCCCCCTCCAGTAGTTTTTCCAAAAGCAAAATGATCAGGTCTCCGTCCTACACAGAATCCTCAGGAGCTTTTAAGCCAAAGAAACACTGTAGAAACTTGAGTGCTGGAAGCATCCCTGTAGGAAACCTTTCAGGATACAGTGCCAGTGGAGTGCGGGGAAGTGTttcgggagaggaggggagtgggggttctACTGTCGGTGGAATGGACGAGGAAGTACCCCCTATTTGGTGCCTTGAGTGTCAGGATGCTTTAATAATTGTTGGCTGTGGTTCAGGGAGAATAGAGGTGTGGGATCTCTATAACAATGTACTCAAG TGTGTTTATGAAGATGGAATCAGAGCTGGTGTGACCTCCATGCGTTTGTCAAGCAACCGTTTAATGGTTGCGAGGCTGACTGGAGCTGTGGACATGCTGCGTTTAGAAGCAGTTAATGGCAACCAGCAGCTTTCGGATAGCCATCAGCACAGGCCAG GTCATAGTCGTGGCAGCAGCCGAGACTATGGAAGTGGCTGGACTTTTGGTTATGATGAAGCTCTAGGATTAGTGCGTTATGCTGGGATACGTGCTCACCAGCAACCTATCACAGTCATGACATGTGATCGCACAAGACTCATTACAGGTGCACATGATCACACTCTTAAG GTTTTTAGTATGGATGACGGTAGTGCTTTGTTCACACTACATGGACACTGTGGTCCCATCACCTCAGTATTTGTGGATGGCAGTTTAGGTGTGCTGGGGAGTGACGGAGATGTCACAGTGGATCTCGGCGTAGGAGCTATCATTGGCAGCGGGTCACAAGATGGAATGCTGTGCGTGTGGGAAGTTGTAACAGGAGCCTGCGTTTATag TGTTCAAGCCCATGATGGAATTATCACAACTCTAACTTGTACTACAAGTTATATTCTATCATTAGGGGGAGATGATAAGCTCTGTGTGTGGGAGAGGTTTCAGGGACATCTTTTAAATACTCTACAAATG aCTGAGATGTATTGCACTAGCATGGTTATGCTTACCAACAGACTTCTCATCACAAGTCGACAG GGATCGCTTACTGTATGGGACATCACTTCTGGGGTCCCTGTTCGTGTGGTGCGACTGGGAGACCGTGATGACTCTGTTTTCATCCGCCACATGATGCCTGTTGCTGATACGATCGTCTGTGACTATGGCAACCAGCTGCGGGTGGTGAAGTTACCTGTTGCTGAGAAGATGGACTGA
- the LOC125041681 gene encoding sterol regulatory element-binding protein cleavage-activating protein-like isoform X2, whose translation MAEGAEGATSGTGGALPDLVAQCYYRYGLLVATHPRKVIFLAIASFLILCTPLWYLPLPGYLPQEYATSPYNYSVPLPAPEGGIRLDPSPTPTPLWYQGPPRAYIQQIVVRSGIVPWQKGLTVSDGYRGPLSSVFHLAQVVSDYQLSNNRSVTLGTECLLIEGVVKKMQSAGQVLPHYNCLMLSPADLWARNQFSFLQDPHVLLTVNSLMASYEGQTNVADILFGVPSREIGFRRGRNPQRVITYAVTLALKQYNEEFVSGLEKELTSRYPVHQPMQLEREEIIHIYFPSRMSLWEFLLIIFYCFLFVSIYFSILKMDMFKSKFGMAISVQATLIASLCISVGFCAYFGLRPLHSKGKYVYPVLAGLIGFENSMVLIRSVLSTPSHLDIKIRVAQGLAREGWTITKYFLTMITIVTVSFFLFIPLVQEICIYGSVVLLCDLYMQLVFLTSVLSIDLHRYEDSEEQKKQSLASGGPFSVNPLFRYQQLTPNSNVRILVSSNDRNVTSVPNLHRRNAPLGSAVKSSGQDRMAHPQTKPKNQDMMPRRLRVTYFVAKKRMFQRMFMCVFVGWIAWMIYSSGLMEHFSETVNDAQRSRDLPSVIFSLTNRSNYLFQNGVSVPTPRSIDETTSADSPDVVTPPSIAINSTTQKQDGLKLLKHRTRSLLRKLPHNHWPTLFSYYNISITGHYLSILPPILLSLPISPEEAISVHNPSDPNTSPWLPDKLHHPDSMDIDDIDWQEGSAFIPSSTGELLLTAILVIPAVLCLLYAFVALYHCICSRNYAEWRASWWGQDGVKSETSQIIGDALPLVLAGHPHDVECMCTDGVLLVSSCLAGIIRVWDPSTGECVANINRRSQKRPEFRMGSPDLGDDFHSDYESGSPRSQTGDASFFRKYGIDLERRYSVGLVDEDERDDSDCENMERPNSSRAQHKNNSSGSIFHEFPDLTPAIDLHFHSHLPETQNNGSDFSRFEKFYEEHKKILQDEEEYRQRHGRKTSDCAENSPSSSFSKSKMIRSPSYTESSGAFKPKKHCRNLSAGSIPVGNLSGYSASGVRGSVSGEEGSGGSTVGGMDEEVPPIWCLECQDALIIVGCGSGRIEVWDLYNNVLKCVYEDGIRAGVTSMRLSSNRLMVARLTGAVDMLRLEAVNGNQQLSDSHQHRPGHSRGSSRDYGSGWTFGYDEALGLVRYAGIRAHQQPITVMTCDRTRLITGAHDHTLKVFSMDDGSALFTLHGHCGPITSVFVDGSLGVLGSDGDVTVDLGVGAIIGSGSQDGMLCVWEVVTGACVYSVQAHDGIITTLTCTTSYILSLGGDDKLCVWERFQGHLLNTLQMTEMYCTSMVMLTNRLLITSRQGSLTVWDITSGVPVRVVRLGDRDDSVFIRHMMPVADTIVCDYGNQLRVVKLPVAEKMD comes from the exons ATGGCAGAGGGTGCTGAGGGTGCCACCAGTGGTACAGGTGGTGCCCTGCCAGACCTAGTGGCGCAGTGCTACTATCGCTACGGCCTTCTCGTTGCCACTCACCCAAGGAAGGTTATTTTCCTTGCCATtgcttcttttctcattctctg CACACCTCTGTGGTATTTGCCCCTTCCTGGGTACTTGCCGCAGGAGTATGCGACGTCCCCTTACAACTACAGTGTTCCCCTCCCGGCCCCAGAAGGTGGAATAAGATTGGATCCGTCCCCGACTCCTACTCCTCTGTGGTATCAGGGGCCCCCGCGCGCTTACATCCAGCAG aTTGTAGTCCGAAGTGGTATTGTGCCATGGCAAAAGGGGTTGACAGTCAGCGATGGATATCGTGGTcccctctcttctgttttccaCCTTGCTCAAGTGGTCAGTGACTACCAACTCAGCAATAA CCGAAGTGTAACACTTGGGACAGAATGTCTCCTGATCGAGGGTGTTGTGAAGAAAATGCAGTCTGCTGGCCAGGTCCTTCCTCATTACAACTGCCTGATGCTCTCACCTGCTGACCTGTGGGCAAGGAACCAGTTCTCCTTTCTGCAAGATCCCCATGTCCTGCTTACTGTTAATTCCCTTATG gcaagTTATGAAGGACAGACAAATGTAGCTGACATCCTCTTTGGAGTCCCATCACGAGAGATAGGATTCCGGCGTGGCAGAAATCCACAGCGGGTGATAACCTACGCTGTTACTCTGGCTTTGAAGCAGTACAATGAAGA GTTTGTGTCTGGCTTAGAGAAAGAATTGACATCTCGCTATCCTGTTCACCAACCAATGCAgcttgagagagaagagatcatCCATATATATTTCCCTTCAAGAATGTCACTGTGGGAGTTCCTCCTCATAATTTTctactgttttctttttgtgtcaATATACTTCTCAATCTTGAAAATGGACATGTTCAAGAGTAAATTTGGAATGGCCATAAGTGTTCAGGCAACCCTGATTGCATCCCTGTGCATTTCTGTGGGATTTTGTGCATATTTTGGCCTGCGGCCTCTTCACAGTAAAGGGAAATATGTATATCCAGTGCTTGCAGGACTTATTGGTTTTGAAAATAGTATGGTGTTAATCAGATCTGTGTTATCGACTCCTTCCCACTTGGACATTAAGATTCGTGTTGCTCAGGGTCTAGCCCGTGAAGGATGGACTATTACTAAGTATTTCCtgactatgattactattgtaacagtgtcattcttcctttttatacCACTGGTTCAGGAGATTTGTATATATGGTAGTGTGGTACTCTTATGTGACCTGTACATGCAATTGGTGTTTCTCACCTCAGTGCTCTCTATTGACCTCCACCGCTATGAGGACTCAGAGGAACAAAAGAAACAGTCTTTAGCGAGTGGTGGACCGTTCTCAGTGAACCCACTTTTTAGATATCAACAACTTACTCCAAATTCCAATGTGAGGATTCTAGTCAGCAGTAATGACCGCAACGTGACCTCTGTGCCAAACCTACACCGTCGGAATGCACCCCTAGGATCTGCTGTGAAATCGAGTGGCCAGGACCGAATGGCTCACCCTCAGACCAAGCCCAAGAACCAAGACATGATGCCCAGACGGCTCAGGGTGACCTACTTTGTGGCCAAGAAGCGGATGTTTCAgagaatgtttatgtgtgtgtttgtaggatgGATAGCATGGATGATATATAGCTCAGGCTTGATGGAACACTTTTCAGAAACAGTGAATGATGCGCAGCGGTCACGTGACTTGCCATCTGTCATTTTCTCGCTCACAAACCGATCCAACTATTTGTTCCAAAATGGTGTCTCGGTGCCGACTCCAAGAAGCATAGACGAGACCACATCTGCAGACTCACCAGATGTGGTGACACCACCCAGCATTGCCATTAACTCCACCACACAGAAGCAGGATGGACTAAAGCTTCTGAAGCACCGCACACGCTCCCTTCTGCGCAAGCTGCCTCATAATCACTGGCCAACTCTCTTCAGTTACTACAACATCAGCATCACCGGCCATTATTTAAGCATACTGCCACCCATACTGTTGTCTCTTCCAATCTCACCAGAAGAAGCTATTAGTGTACACAATCCTAGTGATCCAAACACTTCACCTTGGCTTCCTGATAAGCTTCACCATCCAG ATTCTATGGACATAGATGATATAGACTGGCAAGAGGGTTCTGCTTTCATACCATCATCAACAGGAGAATTACTCTTGACAGCTATATTGGTGATACCAGCAGTGCTCTGCCTCTTGTATGCCTTTGTAGCTCTTTACCATTGCATTTGTTCTCGTAACTATGCTGAGTGGAGGGCTTCTTGGTGGGGTCAGGATGGGGTAAAGAGTGAGACATCACAG ATTATTGGAGATGCCCTGCCATTGGTATTGGCTGGTCATCCTCACGATGTCGAGTGTATGTGTACAGATGGAGTTCTGTTGGTGTCATCATGTCTTGCAGGGATTATTCGTGTGTGGGATCCCAGCACAGGCGAGTGTGTAGCCAACATCAATAGACGAAG TCAGAAAAGACCAGAGTTTCGCATGGGGTCTCCAGATTTAGGTGATGACTTCCATTCAGATTATGAATCTGGATCACCCAGATCGCAGACTGGGGATGCAAGCTTCTTCAGGAAGTATGGTATTGATCTAGAGAGAAG ATACAGTGTAGGCCTGgtagatgaagatgaaagagATGACAGTGACTGTGAAAACATGGAGAGGCCAAACTCATCTCGAGCCCAGCATAAGAACAACTCATCGGGGAGTATCTTCCATGAATTTCCTGACCTCACACCAGCCATTGACCTCCACTTTCACAGTCACTTGCCAGAAACACAAAATAATGGCTCTGATTTCAGCAGATTTGAGAAATTCTATGAGGAACACAAAAAGATTTTACAGGATGAGGAGGAGTACAGACAGAGACATGGAAGGAAGACCTCTGACTGTGCAGAGAACTCCCCCTCCAGTAGTTTTTCCAAAAGCAAAATGATCAGGTCTCCGTCCTACACAGAATCCTCAGGAGCTTTTAAGCCAAAGAAACACTGTAGAAACTTGAGTGCTGGAAGCATCCCTGTAGGAAACCTTTCAGGATACAGTGCCAGTGGAGTGCGGGGAAGTGTttcgggagaggaggggagtgggggttctACTGTCGGTGGAATGGACGAGGAAGTACCCCCTATTTGGTGCCTTGAGTGTCAGGATGCTTTAATAATTGTTGGCTGTGGTTCAGGGAGAATAGAGGTGTGGGATCTCTATAACAATGTACTCAAG TGTGTTTATGAAGATGGAATCAGAGCTGGTGTGACCTCCATGCGTTTGTCAAGCAACCGTTTAATGGTTGCGAGGCTGACTGGAGCTGTGGACATGCTGCGTTTAGAAGCAGTTAATGGCAACCAGCAGCTTTCGGATAGCCATCAGCACAGGCCAG GTCATAGTCGTGGCAGCAGCCGAGACTATGGAAGTGGCTGGACTTTTGGTTATGATGAAGCTCTAGGATTAGTGCGTTATGCTGGGATACGTGCTCACCAGCAACCTATCACAGTCATGACATGTGATCGCACAAGACTCATTACAGGTGCACATGATCACACTCTTAAG GTTTTTAGTATGGATGACGGTAGTGCTTTGTTCACACTACATGGACACTGTGGTCCCATCACCTCAGTATTTGTGGATGGCAGTTTAGGTGTGCTGGGGAGTGACGGAGATGTCACAGTGGATCTCGGCGTAGGAGCTATCATTGGCAGCGGGTCACAAGATGGAATGCTGTGCGTGTGGGAAGTTGTAACAGGAGCCTGCGTTTATag TGTTCAAGCCCATGATGGAATTATCACAACTCTAACTTGTACTACAAGTTATATTCTATCATTAGGGGGAGATGATAAGCTCTGTGTGTGGGAGAGGTTTCAGGGACATCTTTTAAATACTCTACAAATG aCTGAGATGTATTGCACTAGCATGGTTATGCTTACCAACAGACTTCTCATCACAAGTCGACAG GGATCGCTTACTGTATGGGACATCACTTCTGGGGTCCCTGTTCGTGTGGTGCGACTGGGAGACCGTGATGACTCTGTTTTCATCCGCCACATGATGCCTGTTGCTGATACGATCGTCTGTGACTATGGCAACCAGCTGCGGGTGGTGAAGTTACCTGTTGCTGAGAAGATGGACTGA